The region AAAGAAATCCTGGATTCAGGAGAACTCGGTGAAATTTATTTCATCACTTCTCAGAGGGTAAACCTCGGAAAACACCAGAAAGATACAAGCGTTATATGGGATTTGGCGCCGCATGACCTGTCAATTTTCAGTTTTTGGCTCGGCACCAAACCGGTTGTACTCGGATCATTCGGAAACTCATACATAATAAAGGGAGTGCCAGATGTGGCTTTCATCCACCTAAGGTATCCCGAAGAGATTTGCGTCAACCTCGAGCTCGGATGGCTCGCCCCGTCAAAATTAAGGCATACGGCAATAGTAGGCTCCAAGAAAATGCTCGTCTACAACGACCTCGACTACGAAGAAAAGGTCAAAATATTCGACCTCGGGGTTGACTACAAAGACCCGGAGACATACGGCGAGTATCAGCTAAGCTACAGAACAGGGGACATCCACTCTCCTTACATTCAGAGCAAGGAACCTCTCTTCCTCGAAATGAAAGATTTTTTTGATTCGATAAACGAGAGAAGACAGCCCATCAGTTCATGCGAATTCGCTCTCGACATCGTCAGAATCTGCGAGGACGCGGAAAACATACTGAACAAAAAAAACAACAGGGGGTAATGTGAAGATTTTCAATATTTTCATCCTTTTGGCTTTATCTCTCTTTTCGTTTTTGACATTTTCATCCTGCTTAAATTTCAGCCCTTCCAGAACTATCCTTCACGCTGACACCGTAGAATATTCAATCTCAACGATGGTGAATTCTATCGACCCAGCGCCTGGAGCCTACATTGAAATCGACAGTTTTTACGCTTCAAAAGCGCCTAACAAATCAGCGGATTCCATCAACTACTACACTAAATCTATGACCTACCCGGCAGGTCTCGGATACCAAGCAATGATAGACACTTTCATGGCTCAATACTCGAGCGCTTTAAAAGATTATCCGGACATGTACGCCTCATGGGAAGCTCAGATGAAAGTTTCCGTAAACTTGAACGAATCAGGAATATTCAGCATGACTTACAATTTTTATGAATTTACCGGCGGAGCCCATCCAAATGGCTGGACATACTTCTTGAACTTCGACCTTTCGACCGGCAAACCCATTAGGTTCGAAGAAATTTTCACGAGGGATGAAATCATCGAAATCAACAAAAGAGCAGAGGTTATTTTCAGGGACGTCTATGGTCTCGATCCAGAGGGATCTCTCGAAGAAGCTGGATATTGGTTTGACAACAATAAATTCAGCCTGAACAACAACTTCCTCGTTAAAGAAAATTCTCTTTACTTCATATTCAACTCATACGAGATAGCGCCTTACGTTGCAGGTCCCTCGGAAATCGAAATCCCCTATTCTCAAATTGAAGACCTCATAGACGATTATAACCCGCTCAAGAAACTTCTCTGACGTATTCGGACCAATACATTTGTCTCGCCGGCGGCGCCAAAAGGTGAAAGTAGAATATTTTTCCCATCCGTGTTAGACAAAGACTTCATACCTGTCGCGGCTTACATCATAGGCGCCACTTTTCAGTGTTTTGGTTTGCTGAGAAAAAAACCACCAAAATGGTCTTTTTTCGTCTTTGCCCTGATGTTCGTCTACATTGTTTTCATGATGTTGTATTCCACGGCCAGCGTCTCAGGACAAGTAACCACGAACGAAAGTTTCAAAAGCATAGTTATCAACCAGGGAATGACGCTTGGATTGGCCATATCGTTCCTTTTCGTCTCGGTATTTCTAAAAGAAATAATAAGAGTTATAAACGAATCGGTCATTATTTCCGTGACGGTGAGTTACATGCTTTTGGTCTTTGAATCGAGAGATCTTTGGAGCACTGCTGGTATTTGTATCGCGGCGGTTCTCGGAACTTTCTTCAGCGCGTTCTCGGTTTGGCTTCTCCTCACAAAGAAGAAAATCGCCAAACCCTACAAATTGATTCTCTGGGGATGGTTCTTCTTCGTCAACGGTTTTTTCGCCTTCAGTTATTATTCCCGCCTCGGGTTGGATTTCAGCGGGATTCCGACCGCCGTAGGAAAAGGTGAAATCGGCCCTCTGAAAATGGCTGTTCTGGGAATGATATCCGTCCAGATCCTTGTGAATTTCGGAATACTCTATTACAGTTTCATATACTCCCTGTTTTCAAAACAGACCAGGACAGCTATTATCTCCTATACTGAAAAAGCATTTGATGATGAGCAGTTCAACTTGAAAAACATAGGCATAACGGCAATAATCCAGTTATCCTCATACGCTCTGATAACATATTTCCTCTCGCAAATAGCCCTGGAGTTCATAGCATTCTGGGTTCTTCTCTCTCCGTTGATCACGAGAGGTTTTGGATTTTTCGCGTCAAAGGTCAGCACGCGCTGACCCCAACCTTAAATTAAGCGCTTTTTGTAGTGTAAAAGGTCAGCACGCGCTGACCCCAACCTTAAATTAAGCGCTTTTTGTAGTGGCTATTTGACAGAGTGCTTTTTTGTATTTTACCATCTGTTCTTCAAACGAAAGTTTTTTGATAACAGCTCTTGCGTTTTGGGCTTTCTCGAGGGCACTGTCGTAGTTCTGCAGGGCTTGGACGATATTTGCCGCAAGAGAATCCGAGTCGCCGGGACGGGTAAAATAACATTCGTCCCCAGAAAAATATTTTTTCATTCTGTCTATTTCCGAACAGACGAAAGGCACACCCGATGCGGCGTATTCAAGAGTTTTCAACGAATCCACCATATCTGTGAAAACCGTCTTTCTGTAAGGCGACAGGGCAAGGTCTGAAACCAAAAGTTTTTTTATTGCTTCTTTATGGCTTACAAAATCCGGACTCATCCTGACATTCTCTTCAATCTTCAGATTTTTTATCTTCTTCAATATGGACTTAACCCCTCGCCCCCCAGTCAAAATTTCGAATTTCACCCCAGGTAATACTTTCAAAACTTTCGAAAACGCATCCAGAGCGACGTCGAGACCGAACCTTTTTGTTGCGCTGCCGGCATAGAAAATCTGGAAATTGTCGTGTTTTTCTTTGGGAGTCTTGACGTTTTCGAACATTTCAGGAGAAGGCAGATTGAGTATGTATTCTACTCTTTTCCCTGAAACGCTTCTTTTTAACAATTCTCTGTGGTCCTCGTGAACGCAGAAAATTAGATCCGAAAATTTCGCGGCGAGTTTTTCCAACAGCAGGGAAAAGCCGAAAAAATACCTACCCCAACGATATTCAAGCGAGATTTCAGGAAACATATCGGAAAAGCTCAAAACAATCTTTTTACCTGAAAGTTTCGGGCAAAGAGCCGAAAAAACGAGAAAGTCGGGCATGGTGTGGACAAACACCACGTCGTAATAATTTCTCCTGCTCCTGATGAAAAAAAAGGTTTCAGCAAAAAATACAGCGTGTCTAAAAGGCAAAAAATCAATGAATCCGGTCGGGCAGAAATAATGAGCTGAAAGGTTTTTTTTTTCTTTAAAAGTCTCTTCTCCGTCTTTTATTGATACAACATCTGTCTGCCAACCAAGATCTTGACAAACTTTTACAGCGTTGAGAACCCTCGGATTTCTCTTCACCACTGAAAAACTGACATGCAGTATTTTCAAACAAGTTCCTCTTCTTTACAGCTCTATATTCCTAAAAAATTTTTAATCTTTTCGCCAAATTGATGTAAAATAAACCTAAATATATTTTACCTCATAACCCGTTCTGAAAGGAAAAGATATGTTGAACGCGTTAAAAATTCTCAAAGAACTCGATTTTGAAAGAATTGCCGGAAGCGACGGCGAGGAAAAGGCCCGTAATATTTTGTGCGGAATACTGGACGATCTTGGAGTCAACCAGGAAATTGAAGAGTTTGAACTCTCTTCTTTCGAGACCGGCAAAGCCGAGATAACAACCGACAGAGGAGTTGTTAAAGCGCACCCCTTCGGCTTGACAAAATCATGTGAACTTGAAGGAGAACTCGTCTTTGTTGAAAACTCAGCGACAATCGCACTTGCCAAAAACAGGTTCAAAGACAAAGTGGTCTTATCCAAGACTTATTCAAGGGGCGTCGCCGAAGAACTTAAAAAAAGCGGAGTCATAGCGTTTGTTTTGATAGGGGGGGTTCACAGAGAAGCCACCAGCTTAAGCTACAGGCAAAAAACTTACAAAGAAGGCCCCGTCCCTTGTTTTACAGTCACCTATGAAGACGGAGCAAAACTTTCAAAACAAGCGGGAAACAAGATTGTACTGAAGGTTGAACAAATTGTGGCTGAGAAAAAAGCAAAAAATATCGTCGCGACTATAAAGGGTAAAGGTTTGGACGACAACCTAACTTACGCGGTCGGGCATTACGACACAGTTTCACGTTCTCCGGGCGGGACGGACAACGGAGGGGGAACGGTAACTCTGCTTAAAATAGCCGAATATTTTTCCAAAAACACTCCCGGTAGAGACCTAAAAATAATATGGTTTTCAGGAGAGGAGCTTGGGCTTCTCGGTAGTTACAACTACGTCAAGTCACACTTAGAGGAGATTAAAGATAGAGCTGCTCTCGTCGTCAACATCGACGTAACGGGTGATGATGTCGGAGAAGACTATTACAATGTCCTTGGGACAAAAGAGCTTTTGGGCTACGCGGACGGCGTCACACGAGAAATGGGTTTTCTTTTCAAATCTTCTCTTGAAATCTACAGCAGCGATTGCATGCCATTCTCGGTCTACGAAATTCCTTCTGTAAACGTCTTCAGGTCCGGCGGAATTTCTTCTTTTCACATACACACTCAAAACGACAGCGTAAAAAATGTAACTGGAAGAGGTCTTCAGACGACAATAGACGCCTCCATCAACTTTTTAAACAGAGTTCTGAACGCGTCGCTTTATCCGGTTAAAAGGGAGATCGACAAATCTCTGAAGGAAAAGATTGAAAAGTACATCTGGAATTCAACCATGGAAGAACCTAAATTGCAATGGAGACCGGAATATAAAAAATAAACGAAAATTACAATCAGGGGGTATTTGCGGAGGATATTTCGAATAACAAAAATCCTGAACTTGGAACCGTCTCCAAACACGCGAAACTGATAGCTGTTCTCTTTTTTGTAGTATCAACTATATTGGTTGTCTTATTTGCCGCAATAATATATTCAAATGAACGCAAAAGGGTCGTAAAAGACGAATACGAAAAAATTTCTGCTATAGCCGACCTCAAGATAGACGACATACAAAACTGGCGGCAGTACAACATTTCTCACGTCCAAACCCTCGCGAATAACCCTTTCATCGTCCAAGCGGTCGAGGAAATAATCCATTCGGTAGATTCTTCCCCGTTCAACGAAAACCTCTTCAGGCACCTTGATACCGTAAAGAGAGTTTTCAAATATTCCAATGTAATCGTCGTAGCACCAGCAGGAAACGTTTTAATCAACCTCAGGGACCATCTCCCTGAACCCGGTCAAGCGCTTTTAGAGACTTTAAAAAAAGCCAACTCCCTTAAAAACGAGTTCCTCTCGGATCTCTTCGTGTGTCCTGAAGGCAGCGTTTATGTTGACGCGGTTTCTCCGATAAAAGATTTAAATGACCAACCCTTCGCTTATTTAATTCTGAGAATAAACGCGGGAGATTATCTCCGTTCCGACATTCTAAACTGGCCGACTCCTTCGATGACAGGAGAAATAGTATTAATACAGAATATAGGAGACGAAATAATTATTGTCAGCCGTCGGACGTCCGATTCAGCTTCTTTTACAAGCATTCGAAAAATTATTGAGGACAGTTTGTCTCCTTGCGCGAAGGCTTTCAGGGCTGAGGGTTTTTATATAGGCAAAGATTATAATGGCAACCAAACCCTCTCCGACCTAAGGGTTGTTGAAAACTCAAACCTTTTAATGGTTACGAAAATTGATTTAAGAGAAGTTTATGAGGAACTCAACAGAAACTCTATTTTCCTCCTGCTTTTTTTCTTGATGTGTATTTTCTTCGCCGGTGCCGTGACGTCATTTTTATACAGAAACAGACAAAACCTGCTCCTAAAAAAAATCATAGAAGCTAAATCAAAGATTTCCAGTCAGGAAAAGGAATTGAGCACAATCATAGACAGCCTTCAGGAAGGCTTGATCGCCGTAGATGAAAATGATGTCATAACTTTCGTCAACCCAAAGTTCTGCGAAATGCTCGAATACAGGCATAAAGAACTTGTCGACAGGAAAATATATGTATTTTTTCATAAGAAATCGGATGTCGAAAGGATCAAGAATTACAACAAGGAAAGGCAAAAGGGCAAATCCGGGAGTTACGAACTCGAAATGGTCAAAAAATCCGGCAGTATTGGAATTTTCACAATGAATGCTTCTCCTTTAAAAGACTCCAAAGGTAAAATAATCGGATCCATGGCTACATGCCTCGACGTAACTGAACATAAAATGATTGAAAAGAGCGCCGTCGAGAGCGAATCAAAATACAAAATGCTCGTCAAGAATATGCAGGAAGGCCTTTTGTTCGCCGACAACGAAGACATAATACAATTCATCAACCCCACCTTATGCGAAAAACTCGGATACACCGAAGAAGAACTCATCGGGAAGAGAGGATTGGATTTCCTTCTAAACCCTGATGGAAAAGAGTTCGTCATGGAAAGGACAAAGAAGAGAATGGAAGGGCTTTCCGAACAATACGAGATAGAGTTGATAAAAAAGAATGGTGAAGAAGCTGTATTTCTTGTCAACGCCGCTCCCATAAAAAACGACAAAGAGGTTGTGATCGGTTCATTGTCAACAATGCTCGACATCACAAATCGGAAAAAAGCGGAGGACGAACTCAAAAACCACCAGTCGCAGATGCTTTCAATTTTTGAAGGCATTGACCAACCTATCTACGTCAGCGATCCTGAGACCTATGAAGTGTTGTTCATCAACAACGCCTTGAAAAGTTCTTTTGGCGAAGTTTTGGGTACAAAGTGTTATGAATACCTTCAGGGCAGAGATTCACCCTGCCCATTTTGCACAAACAGCATTATTTTCGGAGAATTTTTCGGAAGATCCTACATCTGGAAATATCAAAATAAAAAGAATCAAAGATGGTATAACTGCACCGACAAAGCAATCAAATGGTACGACGGAAGACTTGTCAGATACCAAATGGCAAACGACATAACCGAACTGCAAAAAGCCATAGAAAAGAGCAAAGAGACAGAAGAAAAATACCTCCAGGCTCAAAAAATGGAAGCTGTCGGAAGGCTGGCTGGAGGCATAGCTCACGATTTCAACAATATGCTGTCGGTAATATCCGGGAACGCGGATCTAATCCTTACAAAAGAGGATCTGCCCAGAGATATCCGCGAAGGGCTTTCCGAGATTATTAAGGCGAGCGAACACTCCACGACCCTCGTCAGACAGCTTCTCGCCTTTGCCAGAAAACAGACAGCAGAACCTGAGACAACAGACCTAAACAAAATAATTTCCGACATGACGACAATGCTGAAAAGACTCATCGGAGAAAACATTGAACTCGTCTTGAAGCCCTCAAAAGAAATATGTCCTATTTTCATAGATCCCGCGCAAATCGACCAGATAGTCGCAAACCTCGTCGTAAACTCCCGCGACGCTATAACAGGCAACGGAAAAATTATTATCGAGACTTCCCTGCTTAAAAGCGCTGAAATCACAGAACCGAGACTGCAGGGATTTCCGCTCGGTGACCTCATACTTCTTTCGGTTACCGATAACGGAGACGGAATGGATAAGGAAATTCAGGAACATTTATTTGAACCTTTTTTCACCACAAAACCTAAGGGAAAAGGCACCGGGCTCGGGCTTTCGACTATATATGGCATAGTAAAACAAAATAAGGGTTTTATAAATGTCTACAGCGAACCCGGAAAAGGCACGACTGTAAAAATATACTTTCCGAGAAGCGAAAAAGAACCAAAAAAAGTATTGAAGAAAAAAGATGCAGAGAAAAAAGAACTTCTAGGAAAAACCGTCCTACTCGTCGAAGATGAAGAGACTCTTTTAAAACTCAACATCAGAATACTTCAGATCTGCGGATTCAAAGTTCTTTCGGCTCAGAGCCCTTTCCAAGCCCTTGAAATTGCCAAAACTTTTAAGTCGAAAATCGACCTACTGATAACCGACATCGTGATGCCCCGGATGAGCGGACAGGAGTTGTGGAACGAAATTTCAGTCATAAGCCCCGAAACCAAATGCCTTTTCATATCGGGTTATACATCGGACATAATTGACAACCAAGGTGTTTTAATGGAAGGCATACATTTCCTTCAAAAGCCCTTCACAAAAGATACTCTGTCTCAAAAAATAGAAGAAATGTTTTCCGAATAGATTATTTTTTGTCCCTGTTGAAATCCGGATACAGACTTTTAAGGCATTCCGGACAAAGCGAGTGGCTGAATTCCAGATTATGATGATTTTTAAAATAATCCTCGATTTCATACCATAAGCCGTCTTTGTCCCTTATTTTCTTGCAGTTTGCGCATATAGGAATAAAGCCGTTTAGCTTTTTTTCAAGGTCTTTTTTTAAATCACCTATCAGCTTTTCTTTTTCTTTTATCGCGATTGTCTGTTCGGTGACGTCGGTGCCAACGTCGAAGACCTCTGTCACAATCCCGTTTTTCATCAGCGGGATCCCGAGTAGTTCAATGTAAAACTTTTTCCCTTCTATTTTGATTTCATAGATTGTTTTATCCGTGACTTTCCCCGAAAGGTTTTTTTTAAACTCCCTGATACCTTTGAAAATATCCCTTCTCTGAAGAAAACCGATTTCATAAAACCCCTTGCCTCTTACCTTTTCAATCTCAATTTTGAAAAGTTTTCTGGTGTATTCATTGCATTCTATAAACCTACCCTTCCTGTCCAAAGTGAACGCAATATAAGGGAGGTTTTCAAATATCGCCCTGTAGTGTTCATGAGACTTTTTTGAAAGAATTTTTATACTGCCGTCGTCTGTGAATAAATTTGAAAAGTTTTTCAAACCTAATTTACCTTTTATCTTTCATAAATTGTAAACTTTTTATGACACTTTATTATATAACATTTTATCATTTTTACTGCAATTTACTTTTTATTAGAGCTAAATATTCCCTTTTTACTTGTAAATTACAAAATTTGAATACAAATCTCCCAGGCATCGTATATAATTTGTAAAAAAAGGGGTGACCTATGAAAGTTTTTTTCGTGAATTTCTTTTTAATCTCCA is a window of candidate division WOR-3 bacterium DNA encoding:
- a CDS encoding Gfo/Idh/MocA family oxidoreductase — encoded protein: MKTALIGFGYWGPNLARNAVSLSGVDLKYICDKDEKRLFEASSKYTGAKTVEDANIIFKDCDVKSVIIATGVSTHYPLVKKALKSGKDVFVEKPMTSSYKEAKELVALAKEKSKILMVGHTFLYSPPVLKIKEILDSGELGEIYFITSQRVNLGKHQKDTSVIWDLAPHDLSIFSFWLGTKPVVLGSFGNSYIIKGVPDVAFIHLRYPEEICVNLELGWLAPSKLRHTAIVGSKKMLVYNDLDYEEKVKIFDLGVDYKDPETYGEYQLSYRTGDIHSPYIQSKEPLFLEMKDFFDSINERRQPISSCEFALDIVRICEDAENILNKKNNRG
- a CDS encoding DUF3298 domain-containing protein, which produces MKIFNIFILLALSLFSFLTFSSCLNFSPSRTILHADTVEYSISTMVNSIDPAPGAYIEIDSFYASKAPNKSADSINYYTKSMTYPAGLGYQAMIDTFMAQYSSALKDYPDMYASWEAQMKVSVNLNESGIFSMTYNFYEFTGGAHPNGWTYFLNFDLSTGKPIRFEEIFTRDEIIEINKRAEVIFRDVYGLDPEGSLEEAGYWFDNNKFSLNNNFLVKENSLYFIFNSYEIAPYVAGPSEIEIPYSQIEDLIDDYNPLKKLL
- a CDS encoding glycosyltransferase yields the protein MKILHVSFSVVKRNPRVLNAVKVCQDLGWQTDVVSIKDGEETFKEKKNLSAHYFCPTGFIDFLPFRHAVFFAETFFFIRSRRNYYDVVFVHTMPDFLVFSALCPKLSGKKIVLSFSDMFPEISLEYRWGRYFFGFSLLLEKLAAKFSDLIFCVHEDHRELLKRSVSGKRVEYILNLPSPEMFENVKTPKEKHDNFQIFYAGSATKRFGLDVALDAFSKVLKVLPGVKFEILTGGRGVKSILKKIKNLKIEENVRMSPDFVSHKEAIKKLLVSDLALSPYRKTVFTDMVDSLKTLEYAASGVPFVCSEIDRMKKYFSGDECYFTRPGDSDSLAANIVQALQNYDSALEKAQNARAVIKKLSFEEQMVKYKKALCQIATTKSA
- a CDS encoding M28 family peptidase — its product is MLNALKILKELDFERIAGSDGEEKARNILCGILDDLGVNQEIEEFELSSFETGKAEITTDRGVVKAHPFGLTKSCELEGELVFVENSATIALAKNRFKDKVVLSKTYSRGVAEELKKSGVIAFVLIGGVHREATSLSYRQKTYKEGPVPCFTVTYEDGAKLSKQAGNKIVLKVEQIVAEKKAKNIVATIKGKGLDDNLTYAVGHYDTVSRSPGGTDNGGGTVTLLKIAEYFSKNTPGRDLKIIWFSGEELGLLGSYNYVKSHLEEIKDRAALVVNIDVTGDDVGEDYYNVLGTKELLGYADGVTREMGFLFKSSLEIYSSDCMPFSVYEIPSVNVFRSGGISSFHIHTQNDSVKNVTGRGLQTTIDASINFLNRVLNASLYPVKREIDKSLKEKIEKYIWNSTMEEPKLQWRPEYKK
- a CDS encoding PAS domain S-box protein, which produces MVVLFAAIIYSNERKRVVKDEYEKISAIADLKIDDIQNWRQYNISHVQTLANNPFIVQAVEEIIHSVDSSPFNENLFRHLDTVKRVFKYSNVIVVAPAGNVLINLRDHLPEPGQALLETLKKANSLKNEFLSDLFVCPEGSVYVDAVSPIKDLNDQPFAYLILRINAGDYLRSDILNWPTPSMTGEIVLIQNIGDEIIIVSRRTSDSASFTSIRKIIEDSLSPCAKAFRAEGFYIGKDYNGNQTLSDLRVVENSNLLMVTKIDLREVYEELNRNSIFLLLFFLMCIFFAGAVTSFLYRNRQNLLLKKIIEAKSKISSQEKELSTIIDSLQEGLIAVDENDVITFVNPKFCEMLEYRHKELVDRKIYVFFHKKSDVERIKNYNKERQKGKSGSYELEMVKKSGSIGIFTMNASPLKDSKGKIIGSMATCLDVTEHKMIEKSAVESESKYKMLVKNMQEGLLFADNEDIIQFINPTLCEKLGYTEEELIGKRGLDFLLNPDGKEFVMERTKKRMEGLSEQYEIELIKKNGEEAVFLVNAAPIKNDKEVVIGSLSTMLDITNRKKAEDELKNHQSQMLSIFEGIDQPIYVSDPETYEVLFINNALKSSFGEVLGTKCYEYLQGRDSPCPFCTNSIIFGEFFGRSYIWKYQNKKNQRWYNCTDKAIKWYDGRLVRYQMANDITELQKAIEKSKETEEKYLQAQKMEAVGRLAGGIAHDFNNMLSVISGNADLILTKEDLPRDIREGLSEIIKASEHSTTLVRQLLAFARKQTAEPETTDLNKIISDMTTMLKRLIGENIELVLKPSKEICPIFIDPAQIDQIVANLVVNSRDAITGNGKIIIETSLLKSAEITEPRLQGFPLGDLILLSVTDNGDGMDKEIQEHLFEPFFTTKPKGKGTGLGLSTIYGIVKQNKGFINVYSEPGKGTTVKIYFPRSEKEPKKVLKKKDAEKKELLGKTVLLVEDEETLLKLNIRILQICGFKVLSAQSPFQALEIAKTFKSKIDLLITDIVMPRMSGQELWNEISVISPETKCLFISGYTSDIIDNQGVLMEGIHFLQKPFTKDTLSQKIEEMFSE
- a CDS encoding PAS domain-containing protein; translated protein: MKNFSNLFTDDGSIKILSKKSHEHYRAIFENLPYIAFTLDRKGRFIECNEYTRKLFKIEIEKVRGKGFYEIGFLQRRDIFKGIREFKKNLSGKVTDKTIYEIKIEGKKFYIELLGIPLMKNGIVTEVFDVGTDVTEQTIAIKEKEKLIGDLKKDLEKKLNGFIPICANCKKIRDKDGLWYEIEDYFKNHHNLEFSHSLCPECLKSLYPDFNRDKK